Genomic DNA from Pseudodesulfovibrio sp. JC047:
CGGAACTATTCAGGCGTATATCCCCAATGAATTGGTGCCCTCATATACTGAATTCATGGACGAGGTTTTTAAACGCGGGTCTGTGGTGCCGCTGTCTATACGAAAGCCGGGATTTGATTGTGTGCGATTGAACGGACCGGGTGGCGGGGGCGGTGTATGAGTTCTTTGACGATCAAGGATCTCGCCAAAAAACTCAATGTGTCACCGTCCACGGTGTCTCGTGCCCTGCGCAATCATCCCGATATCAGTCAAGCCACACAACGCAAAGTGGCAGCGGCTGCCGAAAAATACAACTATCATCCCAACCAGCTCGCCCAATCCTTGCAAAAGAAGCGGAGCAACACCATCGGCGTGATTGTTCCTGAAATTCGTCATCATTTTTTCTCCAACGTCATCAGTGGAATAGAAGAGATTGCCTATGAAAATGGGTATATCATCATGGTCTGCCAGAGCAATGAGACCTTGGCTCGAGAACGGATGAATACGCAGGCTTTGGTGGCCAATCAGGTGGCGGGATTGCTGATCGCCATCTCGTCGGAAACCACGGCATACGATCATCTTGAAAGCGTTCTCAATCAGAAGGTCCCGTTGGTCCAGTTCGACCGGGTGGTGGAATCGTTGAAGACGAGCAAGGTGGTCGTGGATGACTACCACGCCGCGTATGGCGCGGTGGAGCACCTGATCGAGTCCGGATATCGCCGTATCGGTCATTTGGCCGGGCAGGATGGTATCGCCTTGAACCAACATCGTTTCGAGGGGTATCGAGATGCCTTGCAGGATCATGGACTCCAGGTGGAAGAACAATTTCATGTGCATGGTGGCTATCGGGAAGAGGACGGCAGGGCCGGAGCCGAGACGTTTTTGGCCATGGATGTCATGCCCGAAGCTATTTTGGCCATCAATGATCCGGTGGCCGTGGGACTGTTTACCCGATTCAAGGAAGCCGGGGTCCGTATTCCCGAAGACGTGGCGTTGGTGGGTT
This window encodes:
- a CDS encoding LacI family DNA-binding transcriptional regulator; translated protein: MSSLTIKDLAKKLNVSPSTVSRALRNHPDISQATQRKVAAAAEKYNYHPNQLAQSLQKKRSNTIGVIVPEIRHHFFSNVISGIEEIAYENGYIIMVCQSNETLARERMNTQALVANQVAGLLIAISSETTAYDHLESVLNQKVPLVQFDRVVESLKTSKVVVDDYHAAYGAVEHLIESGYRRIGHLAGQDGIALNQHRFEGYRDALQDHGLQVEEQFHVHGGYREEDGRAGAETFLAMDVMPEAILAINDPVAVGLFTRFKEAGVRIPEDVALVGFSDTPAAALIEPALTTVYQPAFEMGRMAVSLLLKQFEAGPDFIPETVTLETKLLVRGSSAARRVS